The genomic stretch TGTTCGACATTGACGAGGCCATTGGCAAGTCCACCATTGTCATGAACCTTCTCTCAGATGCGGCTCAGTCCGAGACCTGGCCCGCCATCAAGCCCCAGCTCAAGGGAAAGGTATGCACTCACATGCGGAAGAAGTTGACTGTCACACTAACGAGAATAGACTCTCTACTTCTCCCACGGCTTCTCGCCCGTCTTCAAGGACCTCACCAAGGTCGAAGTCCCCAAGGACATCGATGTCATCCTCGTCGCCCCCAAGGGTTCCGGCCGTACCGTCCGCACTCTCTTCCGTGAGGGCCGTGGAATCAACTCTTCCATTGCCGTCTTCCAAGACGTGACCGGCAAGGCCAAGGAGAAGGCCATCGCCCTCGGTGTTGCCGTCGGTTCCGGATACATGTACGAGACTACTTTCGAGAAGGAGGTCTACTCCGACTTGTACGGCGAGCGTGGCTGCCTTATGGGCGGTATCCACGGCATGTTCCTCGCTCAATACGAGGTTCTCCGTGAGCGCGGCCACAGCCCCTCTGAGGCTTTCAACGAGACTGTCGAGGAGGCTACCCAGTCGCTATATCCCTTGATCGGTGCCAACGGCATGGACTACATGTACGCTGCCTGCTCGACCACCGCCCGTCGCGGTGCCATCGACTGGAGCAAGCGCTTCAAGGATGCCCTCAAGCCCGTCTTCGACGACCTCTACACCTCAGTTGAGAACGGCAGCGAGACCAAGCGCTCGCTCGAGTACAACTCGCAGCCCGACTACCGTGAGAAGTACAACCAGGAGCTCAAGGAGATTGACGACCTTGAGATCTGGCGTGCTGGAAAGGCTGTCCGCTCCCTCCGCCCCGAGAACGCTAAGTAAAATGCGTTTCGCTATTGGGAAGAGGTTGAGCCTGGGGACAGAAGTAAAAGGTTAAGGGAATTATGTAGATAGGTCATGTCTTTGTTACGATTACGGATTTGTGGCGTTGGCGCGCTCTTTTTTGCTTATGAAAGGGGGGTTTCCAACATCCATGACTATACATGGTAGAAAGAAGGAAGCTTAGTCTAAAAGCATAAATGATACCTTTTCATGACAGCAATTTGTGTGTTTGCTTTGATGTTCGCTTTTCAAGGTGCTTTTAGATAGTACGATATTGAGCGGTTTGCTACAGGTGGTGTTTCCATAGCTGGTTGTGAGGGACATTGTTTGCTTTTCTGTCTCCAACGAAACGCTTTGTCAGGCTATGTGAAAAGAAAGTATATTTGTCTCACTGCGGTGTTGGATTCCAGATATGCCGGTACGGATAAATATTGTTTCATTGAGCACATGCGGACGCCACTGCTGACACTGTTCTGTGTAAGTTTATTTGGTAGTCATGTGCTAATGACTGTAACTATCGAACTTGGTATTATAGTAAGGCTGCTCACCTGGGCATCTACCAATATCACCCCGGCGCTAACCCGCCAGGGAAAGCCCTGGAGAACGACCCTTCCGCGCCAGACACGGCAATCCCTTCTCCCCCCATCTTGCCAGATGCTTACCGCGTCTAAGCACTTGCTCGCTCAGGAAAACGCCCAGAGATTTCAGGATAAATTCCCCGCATTCTGCCCACTTACTCTCTTCGACACGGTCCGCACCACGCTTGGTTTAGCGTCTTTATCCCAGACCTGGGGCGGGCCATCGGGTCAACTGAGTCCAGCCTCGCGTAACACACTTGCACATACACATGATGCTGGCTTCGTTTTCTTCTGATGGTTGTACTTGTGTAGTCATGTAAGATATGGAAACTCCACGATAGCGGCAAATTATTCCGTGGTACGCGAGATACGGCGTGTGAAAGATGATCTGGTGTACTGTTGTACAAAATCGCTGGACCCAATCGTCCACTGCCCTCTCTTGCATGCTTTGATCAACAGTCAGCCTTTTCGAGGTGAGCAAAGGATGCGATCAACCAACCCATGGGGTGCATTACCCCGCAAAGCCAAGGGGAATAGATACGAGCGTATGCATGTTCCTAATCGCTTGCACGGGGTTTTGGGCCGGTGAATCCTGGCTTGTTGGTGTGTACTGTATGGTGGTGTTGAATGGAGGGGGGTATTTAGAAGGGGGTAGCCTGGGCTGATACGACTGTGTACGCCTTCTTACATGCTACTTCCTTTGAGATTGAGATATTGTTGTGAAATATGGCACCAGCGGTCGCGGGTCCTGGCGATGGCATTATCGAACGCCTTGTTGCGGCGGATACTGTGAGGTGGTGGAATAAGCCGAATCTTCGACGGCTTTATCTGTTGCTTGTTCCGTTTTGTCTGTTTATTGAGTCAACGTCTGGGTTTGATAGGTAGGTGTTCGATACCTGTGTTGTGAGGACAGTGTGCTGATGCGGTGGAAGCTCGATGATGAACGGCATGCAGGCGTTGAATTACTGGCAAGAGTACTTTGGCCATCCCAAGGGAGGTCAGCTTGGGTTGCTGGTTGCTTGCTACAATCTGGGCGCTATTACTAGTATCCCGTTTGTGGCAATTGTGTCTGATCATCTGGGGAGACGTAAGAGTATTGTGTTGGGCTCTACTATTATGATCATTGGGGCGATTATGCAGGGGCTGTCTCAAAACTGTACGTTTTACATCCCTGGTATTACGCGGAGCTGACATACATGCAGTGGCCATGTTCATTTTCAGCCGCATCTTTCTCGGTCACGGCATCGTATACGCCATCATATCGGGGGCTGCCCTTCTCGGCGAACTGGGCCATCCAAAAGAGCGTGCCTTCCTCGGCAGTATGTTCAACGCTTTCTTTGGAGTAGGCTCCGTCCTTGGTGCAGGAATCGTAGTGCGCACACTACTTATTCCAAGTGACTGGTCTTGGCGCCTACCATCGATCCTCCAGGCAATACCGTCTGTAATTCAGATCGTGTTTGCTCTTACGGTGCCAGAGAGTCCCAGGTGGCTTGTTTCAAAGGACAGGAGTGAAGAGGCTCTCGAGATCTTGATCAAGTATCATGCTGAGGGTGATGCATCTGCTGAGCTACCTCACATTGAGATCGCTGAGATTCGTAAAGCGCTGGAATTAGAAAATGAGTCTCGTCAAAGAGGCTGGGCTGAGCTCTTCCAGTCTAAAGGCATGCGACACCGCGCTGTTGTAGCTGCTGGACTTGGTATCTTTGTGCAGTACAGCGGCAACAATCTCATCAGCCAGTACCTCGTACCGATCCTCAAGAAGATTGGCATCGAAGACAGTCACACACAGGTACGCTACAACGTTGGCTCCGAAGCTTGGGGCTTCCTCATGGCACTCGTCATGGCCAGTGTTTCGCCTCGCTTCCCGCGACGAAGGATGTACCTCTTATGCGCGAGCTGTCTCTTATGCGTATACACTGCGTGGACTATTGCACAGGCTCGGAACCGCATGACTGGATCTAAAGAGACTGGTTACGCAGTTCTTGTCATGATCTTCCTCTACAAGCCCGCATACAACATCGCCTACAACGCCCTGACCTACGTCTACATGGTCGAGCTATTCCCATACTACGTCCGCACCAAGGGCCTTTCATGGTTTCAACTCTTCAACAGATGCTCCGTCATGCTTGGGTCCTTTACCAATCCCATTGGGCTACAGGACCTTGACTGGAAGTTCCTATTTGTGTACATTGCCTTGCTATCTTTTGAGATTGTGTTCATTTACTTTCTGTTTCCGGAAACATACGGCAAGACATTGGAGGAGCTCACATTCCTGTTTGAAAGCGAGAAGCAGGATCGCGAAGCGCTTGCTGTGACTACGGCCAAGATATTGGGGCAGGATGGCAACGTTACCGAGATTCACGAGGCGCCAGAGAAGAAGGCTTAGATTAAGGCACAATGGTAGCTGAGGCAGGCTGGAAGAGGTCGGCCTTGCGAGCGTTGCATTTGGCGCTGAGGAAGTGGGTTTGAAGATGGCAGGAAGATCACTGAATCTTGTCAGGCGCGTCTGGAACCAGCTGGTCGGGAGAAACGAGAACAAGGTTCCATAAACCTTTTGAGGTTGGGCAGTACCAGCCCTTGCATGTTATGCTTTTTATGTAAGCCATAAGCTTATCTTTTCGTCCGCAACGAATCACTGTCTACTATTCAACCACCACCGTCAGCAGTGAGGCTCAAATACCGACCACATAGGTCGAATAGTGCATGACCCACGTAACAGATAGGTGTCATGTCTCCGGCTCAGAACGGGTAACTTGCTGGCCAACTCTCTGGACTAGCTTACGGCACAGCAGTATTCGAGACACCAGGTTGCATTCGTGATGAACGTTTTTAATCTATTCTGTCTCACGACCAGCCATCTCATATTGAAAGAGGTTAGAAACGCGCCGATACTCCTCTATCAGTCTGGAGATCCGTTTCAAGGATGCACCAATAGCTCATCCTTGCAAAGAACGACCATACCGATCAAGAGCCGGCGGCTACAAGACGTAGTCTCCCGAATGACCGGTCCGAGTGGGAACGAGTGGGAATTCCCCGGGCGAATAGCAAGTTAGTGGCATCGAAACAAACAAGAAAGAGTCAGTCGTCGGCCAGTGAGTGAGCCGAAAGAGCCTCAATAGCCGCGATCCAACATGGCCGATCAGACGCCACTGCTAGTACACGTGTCAGTTAGAAGACATATCGAATGGCACAACGAGCTTCAAGCCTTCGTGGTATCAGGAGCATATCGCCAAGTGTTGGATGTTGACAGAGGGCTGGTATCAGCTATCGCAATTTTCTTTTCCATGTGACCAGCATGGGATGGTCGCCCAGCATGCTGTCAAACCTCACCTGCTTCCCCTGTGGAAACTGTCGTCACGTGAAGCTTGCATCATGCATGCAAACTGCTATATATGTGGACATCTTGCACCAAGATCAGATATGCACGATAGAAGCGACGAAGAATATTCGAAAAATAGACGACTAGACGACGTGGCTGAATTTTACTCGACCATGATAGGCCGCTATTAATAAGCGGGGGTTCTTAATCGGCTCCGCGCCTAACGATAGCGGGCCCCCGCTATCGTGCTCCCCCAAAGAAAGTCGAAACTGGATGTTTGGCCGACTCCACGACCATCCACCCCGCGCAAATTTCATGCCATCGCCTCTGCGGCTAGAGCGGCGCATCGTCATTCGCCCGAGAAGAGGATCCAACACTCCTCCTCCGACTTTGACGTCTTCGCATTGGTTTCAAGGCACGATGAGGCTCGAAGCGCCTATAGCAACTGTGTCACATCGTCATCCCAAAGTGACCTCATGGAGTCACGGAGGGGCCAAAACTAAGAATAAGCCTGCATGCATACGTTTTTAATACCACGGCGGCAACAGGATACGCTAGGCTACGCTGCCGGCCCTGCCAGCGGTTATACATCTGTTCTGTACGGCTACGCCCTCGCCGGCGCTCCGGGCTGACAGCTCCCGACGACTACGCCGCACGCAGGTGGAGTGGGAACGGCCCTCAGCCGCCTCTCTTGGCGAGCTTTCGTCGTGGTTGGACTTGGTCCTTGCACCTAGCTCGTGCCATGAATGGTGGGTGAACTCGGTAATGCACATACTATCCAGAAGGATGGCATAGTTTGCATGTACGCCGCAGTAACAGCTGTGTTTGATGTTTCGAGCATGCTCCAATCATGGATTTGGTGGGTGGAGGCTTATACTGCGGCTCAGTGTTGTTATAGTGTGGTGATGGTAAGGGTACACAGAATCATTCTGCAGCTTCTATCTAATTCGGCATTCCCATTTCCAAGACGCTTGCCTCTCAGCTTCACTTCTTCCTTTTCTCTTATTTAATAGTGGAAAGCATAATCATAGTCAGCTTCACGTTAGTTCGATGCCCTACCCCATTACCATACCGGGGTCTCCATCGAACATGCCTCAACCAGAGCGTAGTCCCATGCACTGGCCCACCTTCCCCGACATTCCAATCTATCTCGATACAGGGAACAGCCGTATCGCGCCCAAGTCTTACGGAACGACTCCCACAACACCCACAACACCAGAGATACTCCCTCATGGCCGCCCTACATATCTGAGCCCGGCCCATATCAACGCCCCACCCATCACCCCAGCCGAACCGAGCCCAACTACTACCATCGAGACATCTTCTGATCAT from Pyrenophora tritici-repentis strain M4 chromosome 1, whole genome shotgun sequence encodes the following:
- a CDS encoding IlvC, Ketol-acid reductoisomerase → MASRPVSRALRQTARQLAATPAQKRTFVSALSAGAKKAAPRAAVTSQFQQTRGVKTIDFAGTKETVYERDDWPKEKLLEYFKNDTLALIGYGSQGHGQGLNLRDNGLNVIVGVRKNGASWKEAEQDGWVPGKNLFDIDEAIGKSTIVMNLLSDAAQSETWPAIKPQLKGKTLYFSHGFSPVFKDLTKVEVPKDIDVILVAPKGSGRTVRTLFREGRGINSSIAVFQDVTGKAKEKAIALGVAVGSGYMYETTFEKEVYSDLYGERGCLMGGIHGMFLAQYEVLRERGHSPSEAFNETVEEATQSLYPLIGANGMDYMYAACSTTARRGAIDWSKRFKDALKPVFDDLYTSVENGSETKRSLEYNSQPDYREKYNQELKEIDDLEIWRAGKAVRSLRPENAK
- a CDS encoding FucP, Fucose permease; this translates as MAPAVAGPGDGIIERLVAADTVRWWNKPNLRRLYLLLVPFCLFIESTSGFDSSMMNGMQALNYWQEYFGHPKGGQLGLLVACYNLGAITSIPFVAIVSDHLGRRKSIVLGSTIMIIGAIMQGLSQNLAMFIFSRIFLGHGIVYAIISGAALLGELGHPKERAFLGSMFNAFFGVGSVLGAGIVVRTLLIPSDWSWRLPSILQAIPSVIQIVFALTVPESPRWLVSKDRSEEALEILIKYHAEGDASAELPHIEIAEIRKALELENESRQRGWAELFQSKGMRHRAVVAAGLGIFVQYSGNNLISQYLVPILKKIGIEDSHTQVRYNVGSEAWGFLMALVMASVSPRFPRRRMYLLCASCLLCVYTAWTIAQARNRMTGSKETGYAVLVMIFLYKPAYNIAYNALTYVYMVELFPYYVRTKGLSWFQLFNRCSVMLGSFTNPIGLQDLDWKFLFVYIALLSFEIVFIYFLFPETYGKTLEELTFLFESEKQDREALAVTTAKILGQDGNVTEIHEAPEKKA